The following are encoded together in the Rhinopithecus roxellana isolate Shanxi Qingling chromosome 5, ASM756505v1, whole genome shotgun sequence genome:
- the HYKK gene encoding hydroxylysine kinase isoform X3 → MSSGNDQQSEALSKPTFSEEQASALAESVFGLKVAKVQPLPSYDDQNFHVYASKTKDGPTEYVLKISNTKASKNPDRIEVQNDIIMFLKAAGFPTSSVCRAKGDNTASLVSVDSGSEIRSYLVRLLTYLPGRPIAEIPISPQLLYEIGKLAAKLDKTLQKFHHPKLSSLHRKNFIWNLKNVPLLEKYLYVLGQNRNREIVEHVIHLFKEEVMTKLSHFRECCFPFLCYINDASMNPLVEESPDPRNWATQQEVSRGKASITA, encoded by the exons ATGTCAAGTGGAAATGATCAGCAGTCAGAGGCTCTTAGCAAACCCACTTTCAGTGAGGAACAGGCCTCTGCATTAGCGGAGTCAGTGTTTGGGTTGAAAGTTGCCAAGGTCCAGCCACTTCCTAGCTATGATGACCAAAACTTTCATGTCTACGCTTCAAAAACCAAAGATGGCCCAACTGAATATGTCCTCAAAATAAGCAACACCAAGGCTAGCAAAAATCCAGACCGGATTGAAGTGCAGAATGACATCATCATGTTTTTGAAAGCAGCTGGATTTCCAACATCCTCTGTGTGTCGCGCTAAAGGAGACAACACAGCTTCTCTCGTGTCTGTAG ATAGTGGCTCTGAAATCAGAAGCTACTTGGTGAGGCTGCTGACTTATCTCCCAGGAAGACCCATAGCTGAGATTCCCATCAGCCCCCAGCTGTTGTATGAAATCGGAAAGCTAGCTGCCAAATTGGATAAGACACTGCAG AAATTCCATCACCCAAAGTTAAGTAGTCTTCATCGGAAGAACTTCATCTGGAATCTGAAAAATGTTCCTCTTCTGGAGAAATACCTGTATGTCCTGGGCCAGAATCGAAACCGAGAGATTGTCGAGCATGTCATTCATCTGTTCAAGGAGGAAGTAATGACCAAATTAAGTCATTTTCGAGAAT GTTGCTTCCCATTTCTTTGCTACATAAATGATGCTTCAATGAACCCTCTAGTAGAGGAGTCCCCAGACCccaggaactgggccacacagcaggaggtgagcagagggaaagcaagcattaccgcctga
- the HYKK gene encoding hydroxylysine kinase isoform X1 encodes MSSGNDQQSEALSKPTFSEEQASALAESVFGLKVAKVQPLPSYDDQNFHVYASKTKDGPTEYVLKISNTKASKNPDRIEVQNDIIMFLKAAGFPTSSVCRAKGDNTASLVSVDSGSEIRSYLVRLLTYLPGRPIAEIPISPQLLYEIGKLAAKLDKTLQKFHHPKLSSLHRKNFIWNLKNVPLLEKYLYVLGQNRNREIVEHVIHLFKEEVMTKLSHFRECINHGDLNDHNILIESSKSASGNAEYQVSGILDFDDMSYGYYVFELAITIMYMMIESKNPIQVGGHVLAGFESITPLTAVEKGALFLLVCSRFCQSLVMAAYSCQLYPENKDYFMVTAKTGWKHLQQMFDMGQKAVEEIWFETAKSYESGISM; translated from the exons ATGTCAAGTGGAAATGATCAGCAGTCAGAGGCTCTTAGCAAACCCACTTTCAGTGAGGAACAGGCCTCTGCATTAGCGGAGTCAGTGTTTGGGTTGAAAGTTGCCAAGGTCCAGCCACTTCCTAGCTATGATGACCAAAACTTTCATGTCTACGCTTCAAAAACCAAAGATGGCCCAACTGAATATGTCCTCAAAATAAGCAACACCAAGGCTAGCAAAAATCCAGACCGGATTGAAGTGCAGAATGACATCATCATGTTTTTGAAAGCAGCTGGATTTCCAACATCCTCTGTGTGTCGCGCTAAAGGAGACAACACAGCTTCTCTCGTGTCTGTAG ATAGTGGCTCTGAAATCAGAAGCTACTTGGTGAGGCTGCTGACTTATCTCCCAGGAAGACCCATAGCTGAGATTCCCATCAGCCCCCAGCTGTTGTATGAAATCGGAAAGCTAGCTGCCAAATTGGATAAGACACTGCAG AAATTCCATCACCCAAAGTTAAGTAGTCTTCATCGGAAGAACTTCATCTGGAATCTGAAAAATGTTCCTCTTCTGGAGAAATACCTGTATGTCCTGGGCCAGAATCGAAACCGAGAGATTGTCGAGCATGTCATTCATCTGTTCAAGGAGGAAGTAATGACCAAATTAAGTCATTTTCGAGAAT gtATCAATCATGGAGATCTTAATGACCATAATATTTTAATAGAGTCTAGCAAGTCAGCCTCTGGAAATGCTGAATATCAAGTGTCTGGGATTTTAGACTTTGATGACATGAGCTATGGCTACTATGTGTTTGAACTGGCAATTACCATCATGTACATGATGATTGAAAGCAAGAATCCTATACAAGTAGGAGGCCATGTCCTTGCAGGGTTTGAAAGCATCACCCCACTGACAGCTGTAGAGAAGGGTGCTTTGTTTTTACTTGTATGCAGTCGTTTTTGCCAGTCACTTGTCATGGCTGCATACTCTTGCCAGCTATACCCAGAGAACAAAGACTATTTCATGGTTACTGCAAAAACCGGGTGGAAACACTTACAGCAAATGTTTGACATGGGTCAGAAAGCTGTAGAAGAAATCTGGTTTGAAACTGCCAAATCCTATGAATCTGGGATCTCCATGTGA
- the HYKK gene encoding hydroxylysine kinase isoform X2 produces the protein MSSGNDQQSEALSKPTFSEEQASALAESVFGLKVAKVQPLPSYDDQNFHVYASKTKDGPTEYVLKISNTKASKNPDRIEVQNDIIMFLKAAGFPTSSVCRAKGDNTASLVSVDSGSEIRSYLVRLLTYLPGRPIAEIPISPQLLYEIGKLAAKLDKTLQKFHHPKLSSLHRKNFIWNLKNVPLLEKYLYVLGQNRNREIVEHVIHLFKEEVMTKLSHFRECCFPFLCYINDASMNPLVEESPDPRNWATQQEVSIMEILMTIIF, from the exons ATGTCAAGTGGAAATGATCAGCAGTCAGAGGCTCTTAGCAAACCCACTTTCAGTGAGGAACAGGCCTCTGCATTAGCGGAGTCAGTGTTTGGGTTGAAAGTTGCCAAGGTCCAGCCACTTCCTAGCTATGATGACCAAAACTTTCATGTCTACGCTTCAAAAACCAAAGATGGCCCAACTGAATATGTCCTCAAAATAAGCAACACCAAGGCTAGCAAAAATCCAGACCGGATTGAAGTGCAGAATGACATCATCATGTTTTTGAAAGCAGCTGGATTTCCAACATCCTCTGTGTGTCGCGCTAAAGGAGACAACACAGCTTCTCTCGTGTCTGTAG ATAGTGGCTCTGAAATCAGAAGCTACTTGGTGAGGCTGCTGACTTATCTCCCAGGAAGACCCATAGCTGAGATTCCCATCAGCCCCCAGCTGTTGTATGAAATCGGAAAGCTAGCTGCCAAATTGGATAAGACACTGCAG AAATTCCATCACCCAAAGTTAAGTAGTCTTCATCGGAAGAACTTCATCTGGAATCTGAAAAATGTTCCTCTTCTGGAGAAATACCTGTATGTCCTGGGCCAGAATCGAAACCGAGAGATTGTCGAGCATGTCATTCATCTGTTCAAGGAGGAAGTAATGACCAAATTAAGTCATTTTCGAGAAT GTTGCTTCCCATTTCTTTGCTACATAAATGATGCTTCAATGAACCCTCTAGTAGAGGAGTCCCCAGACCccaggaactgggccacacagcaggag gtATCAATCATGGAGATCTTAATGACCATAATATTTTAA
- the HYKK gene encoding hydroxylysine kinase isoform X4 — protein sequence MSSGNDQQSEALSKPTFSEEQASALAESVFGLKVAKVQPLPSYDDQNFHVYASKTKDGPTEYVLKISNTKASKNPDRIEVQNDIIMFLKAAGFPTSSVCRAKGDNTASLVSVDSGSEIRSYLVRLLTYLPGRPIAEIPISPQLLYEIGKLAAKLDKTLQKFHHPKLSSLHRKNFIWNLKNVPLLEKYLYVLGQNRNREIVEHVIHLFKEEVMTKLSHFREYEIILLQEK from the exons ATGTCAAGTGGAAATGATCAGCAGTCAGAGGCTCTTAGCAAACCCACTTTCAGTGAGGAACAGGCCTCTGCATTAGCGGAGTCAGTGTTTGGGTTGAAAGTTGCCAAGGTCCAGCCACTTCCTAGCTATGATGACCAAAACTTTCATGTCTACGCTTCAAAAACCAAAGATGGCCCAACTGAATATGTCCTCAAAATAAGCAACACCAAGGCTAGCAAAAATCCAGACCGGATTGAAGTGCAGAATGACATCATCATGTTTTTGAAAGCAGCTGGATTTCCAACATCCTCTGTGTGTCGCGCTAAAGGAGACAACACAGCTTCTCTCGTGTCTGTAG ATAGTGGCTCTGAAATCAGAAGCTACTTGGTGAGGCTGCTGACTTATCTCCCAGGAAGACCCATAGCTGAGATTCCCATCAGCCCCCAGCTGTTGTATGAAATCGGAAAGCTAGCTGCCAAATTGGATAAGACACTGCAG AAATTCCATCACCCAAAGTTAAGTAGTCTTCATCGGAAGAACTTCATCTGGAATCTGAAAAATGTTCCTCTTCTGGAGAAATACCTGTATGTCCTGGGCCAGAATCGAAACCGAGAGATTGTCGAGCATGTCATTCATCTGTTCAAGGAGGAAGTAATGACCAAATTAAGTCATTTTCGAGAAT atgaaattattttacttcaagAAAAATAG